In the genome of Opitutia bacterium KCR 482, one region contains:
- a CDS encoding phage tail tape measure protein produces MAAKDFIIRLLLDSDVGGGKKVEDALGRISQKVAGLETFGKSMSMYFTAPLVAFGTLAAKLFTDFEAQMSRVGAISAATAGELKALTAQARELGATTRFSASDAANAMSYLAMSGFSVSEMTRSMPSVLQLAAAATLDMGTAANITSNILRGFGLDVGELAHANDVLVKAFTSSNTDLRQLGDAMKYVAPVARSSGQSIEDITAAVGALGNAGLQGTMAGTALRKAISSLVKPSRDAQKVLAELGVDTKDASGKMRPILDIISDLGDAGISTEQIFRIFGDRAAAAVAALTDMGGDSLKRFSDALKDSAGTTERIAKQQEDNLRGAFFQIKSAVEEAQIAVESSSLGKALREVVMQAYDLVSAFNASDDKTKRFAASVGLAVAAIGPAIFAATRLVAVFGTMSRVFVSTAAGLRALSVAFTANAGAATAATIALRAFRGALAMTGIGALAVGLGYLADKFISSAEAAGRARSAYEQLPPALRAVQSGVAQVNADMRTFAAEDATTESVGRLRNYFEQVKTEYERHAQMLDRADKREQVRERNRRRGGDANFAKGAQYGEGELAEYESRTALFRKIQSLNTAMMSVRTVLARKEAELESRTSAEALAREAADRKAFETAARRTNQIKRAVALEALSDTERKIERERDLRAVEEEIARLESDAGNTSKSFADRAKAYDMLGEKLRETAALRGEIARLEPKAANEEKKRAAAETARLSLEILQAQARGDNAAAAKTQRRLDIEREILNLKESANLSDADAREIATAKVEAEAKIEADKLARERNMLVVEAQISALKASGKKVEAEALSIRKRATEYAERFKTSYSEALADIKKIDDIQKKQKPATANKNARYGASVGQMERQQNKIKELLGSDSRADISRGVKMAERFEKRYGISINDDVREYKGIDRKTGKFVNPTSKEAVAQSDAETSQRAYGVAARAGAIKTPSDTARAVAGAGGSAVSAAVGAVSETVGRFSTGGVPAPRVAKSYSERLSERTAGAADEFSTGGIPAPRSAKSFSERLEESRAPKSAPQKTQSVKASGKSGDSEKGAGGGIDEAVSSLSEIAKQIDTLVKKIIDLERNIKGSVSRLSKK; encoded by the coding sequence ATGGCGGCGAAAGATTTCATCATCAGGCTTCTGCTCGATTCCGACGTCGGCGGCGGGAAGAAAGTTGAGGACGCGCTCGGAAGAATCTCGCAAAAGGTCGCGGGCTTGGAGACATTCGGCAAGTCGATGTCGATGTACTTCACCGCGCCGCTTGTTGCGTTCGGCACGCTCGCCGCCAAACTCTTCACCGACTTCGAGGCGCAGATGTCGCGCGTGGGCGCGATTTCCGCGGCGACGGCCGGCGAGCTGAAAGCCCTGACCGCGCAGGCCCGGGAACTCGGTGCGACAACCCGCTTTTCGGCAAGCGACGCGGCAAACGCAATGTCGTACCTTGCGATGTCGGGCTTTTCGGTGTCGGAAATGACGCGCTCTATGCCGTCGGTGTTGCAGCTTGCCGCAGCCGCCACGCTCGATATGGGCACCGCCGCAAACATCACGTCGAACATCCTGCGCGGCTTCGGGCTTGACGTTGGCGAACTCGCCCACGCAAACGACGTTCTCGTAAAGGCGTTCACGAGTTCGAACACCGACTTGCGCCAACTCGGCGACGCGATGAAATACGTCGCGCCCGTCGCGAGGTCGTCGGGGCAGAGTATCGAAGACATCACGGCGGCAGTCGGCGCCCTCGGCAACGCGGGCTTGCAGGGCACGATGGCGGGCACGGCGCTGCGCAAGGCGATTTCCTCGCTCGTCAAACCGTCGCGCGACGCGCAGAAAGTGCTTGCGGAACTCGGCGTCGATACGAAGGACGCGTCGGGCAAAATGCGCCCGATTCTCGACATCATAAGCGACCTCGGTGATGCAGGCATTTCCACGGAGCAGATTTTCAGGATTTTCGGAGACCGCGCGGCCGCCGCCGTCGCCGCGCTCACCGATATGGGCGGCGACAGCCTCAAACGCTTTTCCGACGCGCTCAAAGACTCGGCGGGCACGACGGAGCGAATCGCAAAACAGCAGGAGGACAACCTGCGCGGAGCGTTCTTCCAAATCAAGTCGGCGGTCGAAGAGGCGCAGATTGCGGTTGAAAGTTCGTCGCTCGGAAAGGCGCTGCGCGAAGTCGTGATGCAGGCATACGACCTCGTAAGCGCGTTCAACGCCTCCGACGACAAAACAAAGAGATTCGCCGCGTCGGTCGGGCTTGCCGTTGCTGCAATCGGTCCGGCGATTTTCGCGGCGACGCGCCTTGTGGCGGTTTTCGGCACGATGTCGCGCGTATTCGTTTCCACGGCGGCGGGTCTGCGGGCGCTATCCGTGGCGTTCACCGCAAACGCGGGCGCGGCTACCGCGGCGACAATCGCGTTGCGGGCGTTTCGCGGCGCGTTGGCGATGACGGGCATCGGCGCCCTTGCCGTCGGTCTCGGATACCTTGCCGACAAGTTCATTTCGAGCGCGGAGGCTGCGGGACGCGCGCGCTCGGCGTACGAGCAGCTTCCGCCCGCCCTCCGCGCCGTCCAAAGCGGCGTTGCACAGGTCAACGCCGATATGCGCACTTTCGCCGCCGAAGACGCGACGACCGAAAGCGTCGGCCGCCTGCGGAACTATTTCGAGCAGGTCAAGACGGAATACGAAAGACACGCGCAGATGCTCGACCGCGCGGACAAGCGCGAGCAGGTCCGCGAGCGCAACCGCAGGCGCGGCGGCGACGCGAACTTCGCAAAAGGGGCGCAGTACGGCGAGGGCGAGCTTGCCGAGTACGAATCACGGACGGCTCTCTTCAGGAAGATTCAGTCGCTAAACACGGCGATGATGTCGGTGCGGACGGTGCTTGCCCGCAAGGAGGCGGAGCTTGAATCGCGCACGTCGGCGGAAGCGCTCGCAAGGGAGGCCGCCGACCGCAAGGCGTTCGAAACCGCCGCGCGACGCACAAACCAAATCAAACGCGCGGTCGCGCTCGAAGCCCTTTCCGATACCGAACGGAAAATCGAGAGGGAACGCGACCTCCGCGCCGTCGAGGAGGAAATCGCAAGGCTCGAAAGCGACGCGGGCAACACTTCGAAAAGTTTTGCCGACCGCGCGAAAGCCTACGATATGCTCGGCGAAAAGCTCCGAGAGACGGCGGCTTTGCGCGGGGAAATCGCGCGGCTGGAACCGAAGGCCGCGAACGAGGAAAAGAAACGCGCGGCGGCGGAAACCGCGCGGCTTTCGCTCGAAATTTTGCAGGCGCAGGCTCGCGGCGACAATGCGGCGGCGGCAAAGACGCAGCGCAGGCTCGACATCGAACGCGAGATTCTGAACCTCAAAGAAAGCGCCAACCTCTCCGACGCCGACGCGCGGGAAATCGCTACGGCGAAGGTCGAAGCGGAGGCGAAAATCGAGGCCGACAAGCTCGCCCGCGAGCGCAATATGCTCGTTGTGGAGGCGCAGATTTCCGCGCTCAAAGCGTCGGGAAAAAAGGTCGAAGCGGAAGCGCTTTCAATCCGCAAACGCGCCACCGAATACGCAGAACGCTTCAAAACTTCGTATTCGGAGGCGCTCGCCGACATTAAGAAAATCGACGACATTCAAAAGAAGCAGAAGCCCGCAACCGCAAACAAAAACGCCCGCTACGGCGCGAGCGTCGGGCAGATGGAGCGGCAGCAAAACAAAATCAAAGAGCTGCTCGGCTCGGACTCCCGCGCCGACATCAGCCGCGGCGTAAAAATGGCCGAGCGCTTCGAAAAACGCTACGGAATTTCAATCAACGACGACGTGCGCGAATACAAGGGCATCGACCGCAAAACGGGGAAGTTCGTAAACCCTACGAGCAAGGAGGCCGTCGCGCAGTCCGACGCGGAAACCTCGCAAAGGGCGTACGGAGTCGCCGCAAGGGCGGGGGCAATCAAAACGCCGTCGGACACCGCGCGGGCAGTTGCGGGCGCGGGCGGAAGCGCGGTTTCCGCGGCGGTCGGAGCGGTCTCTGAAACGGTGGGAAGGTTTTCGACGGGCGGCGTTCCCGCGCCGCGTGTGGCAAAGTCGTATTCGGAGCGCCTGTCCGAAAGGACGGCGGGCGCTGCGGACGAATTCTCCACCGGCGGTATTCCAGCCCCGCGCTCGGCAAAATCCTTTTCGGAACGGCTGGAGGAAAGCCGCGCACCCAAATCCGCGCCCCAGAAAACACAATCGGTAAAAGCGTCGGGCAAATCGGGAGATTCCGAAAAGGGCGCGGGCGGCGGAATCGACGAGGCGGTAAGCTCGCTCTCCGAAATCGCAAAGCAAATCGATACCCTCGTAAAGAAAATAATCGACCTCGAAAGAAACATTAAAGGCTCGGTCTCGCGACTCTCAAAAAAATGA